The sequence below is a genomic window from Lentimicrobium saccharophilum.
AACTTATGGAGATGCCCGTAATGTCCTGATGAGATTTTTCATGAAAAGCATTTACAACCCTGCGGACCTGTCATTCCGCAGGGTTCTTCATTTTCCGGCAGGGTAAGATATTCACCGGGCATTCATACGGAGACGAATGCACTTCATCAAATCACTCCGCGATATTGCTACTGTGGCATTTAGTTTTGTAAATTAGCCTGAGAATTTGGGTAATGAAAAACTACAGGTCATATCCGGGATACCTGGCTATGCCGGTATTTCTGTTTTTGATGGTACCGTTGCTGGCCTTTTGGTTCAATCCTGAAATAATATCCGGTCAGGTATGGGTATTGCTGGTGTGGGTTACCGCGATGGCCGGAATTTCCATTCTCTTACAGAATTTTTTCTTCAAGGCGGGCCGGAAATCCGGGAAGCTATGGCTTATTATTCCGGCTGCCATGCTGCTGCTGGCCCTCGCCTGGTTTTTTACGCTCAGGGTCAGCAGTGAGATTGTCGGCCCTGCAAAGGCCTGGGATGCGAAATGGGTCAGCCTGATGATCGTATTGCTTTATTCCGGCGGAGGCTATTTTCTGAATTATCTGATCCGCGAAGGACAGCTTAGCGTCACGAAACTCGACAATCAGCTAAGCATGAAGGAGCTTGAACTTGATTTCATGAAAAACCAGCTTAATCCGCACTTTCTGTTCAACAGCCTGAATAACATCGCTGCTACCATCATGGTTAACAAGGAGATGGCGCTTGATTATACATTTAAACTTTCAGAACTTCTCCGTTATCAGGTAGGGATTTCCGGTCGCGAGACTGTTCCTGTTGATGAAGAGATCGCTTTTATCCGTAACTTTCTGGATATTGAAAAGCTTCGGTTGGGTGGCAGATGCGAAATAAACTTCACGGCCGATTCAGGTGATCCTATGGTACTGATACCGCCACTGCTGCTTCACCCGCTGATAGAGCATGCGCTGCGTAAAAGTCTGGGACTTAACGGTAAATCTGTCATCAATATCCGGTTGACCTCCAGCCGCGAAGTCGTTAAATTAGAAATAACCAATTCGCTGCCTGATAATCCGGCCTATAAAAATCTGGCAGGTACCGGTGTTGAAATGCTGAAAAAACGCCTGAATCTTCTTTTTCCCGAAAAGTACACCCTGCATACTGAGAAAAAAACAAACGAATATGAGCTGGTCCTCGAAGTCCGGCTCGGTAAAAATCACTCAGCATAACCCTTGAGGCATGGAAAACATAAATGAAAAACTTAGCTGTCTGGTGGTAGACGATGAGCAACCTGCGCAGTGGGTGCTCACTTCTTACATCAGTGAAACCAGTAATCTTGAATTAAAGGCCTGTGCATTTGATGCGATGGAAGCGCTTGAAGTCATGAAAAATCATTCCATCGATCTGTTGTTTCTCGACATCAACCTTCCCGGGCTGAATGGGCTTGAGATGCTTGACACCCTGGAATTTCAGCCCATGGTGATTTTCACCACCGCTTATGCTGCCTATGCAGCCGATAGTTTTGAATATAATGTTGTCGATTACCTTGTAAAACCGGTTACCCGCCAGCATTTCGACCGGGCAGTAATGAGGGCATTTGAAAAAGCCAGGCTCCGCGAAGTCACTGCAAATACGGACACACGTTACCCAACGACATCCCTTGAACTTAACCTGGGTGGCTCAACTGAAACTGTTGAAACAGAAAACATTGTCTATCTTCAGAGCTACGGGAACTATGTCAAGGTTTTTCTGGAAAACCGCATGATCCTTGCCACCTCCACCACCCATCAGTTGTTGAGTCAACTGCCGCAGAAATCATTTCTCAGGATTCATAAATCCTTCATAGTAAACCGGAAATATATAAAAGCATACTCGAACAACTCAGTGGTGGCCGGAAAAGAAAAACTGCCCATAGGAATATCTTACCGGCAATCCGTAGTCACGGCACTGAACCAATAAAAAGAAAACGAAGCTTAATCCGTTCAGGAGATGTATTTGCCGATCAGCTCGAAGAGTTCTTTTTGCTGGAAAGGCTTGTACAAATAATCACTCACCCCGGCATCCTTCATCTGCTCGGTGGCTTCCGGTGATACATTACCGGTAATCATCACCAGCGGAGTTGCAGATTTTTCCGGATCAGGCAATGTTCTTATCCTCCTTGCAAGTTCAAGTCCATCCATGCGGGGCATATACATGTCACTCAGTACGATATCGTATCTGTCGGATACAATTTTATCTAAAGCATCTTCACCGTTGTCCGTAAAATCCGTTTTCGCACCGGTCCGTTTAAAGATAGTTTTTAAAAGCAGCACATTGAAATAGTCATCATCAGCTATCAGTATTCGTGTTTCAGGCATTTGTATAACGGTACCAAAATCAAATACCCTTGCCGGTAATGATCCGGCCTCTCCGGGTTCGTATGGGATCCGGACAATAAAGACTGAGCCTTGCCCCATCTCACTTTTTACTTCTATCCGTCCTCCCATTTCTTCAACCAGTTTTTTCGTTACCGGCAAACCCAGCCCTGTTCCGATCACCCACCGGGAAGAATTCTCCGTATTGAACCTGGCATATTCGTCAAAAACAGTGGCAAGTTGCCCGGATGTCATGCCAATACCGGTATCCCTGACGCTGATTTCAAGTATCGTTTTTTCGTTGCCTGGAAGCAGTGAAGCATCCAGGGTGATTGTTCCTTTAATGGTATACTTTACTGCATTGCTTATCAGGTTGTTAAGCACCTGCCGCAACCGGATTTCATCCCCCATCAGCACCTTTCCATGCTTTATTGAAGATACTTTTATCCTGAGTTTCTTTTCCCGGATCATACTTTCGAATGACCTAACAGACTGACGTATCGTTTCTTCAGGCCTGAAAGGATTGTTGAGGAAGGTCATCTTCCCTGCCTCAAGTTTGGAGAGGTCAAGAATATCGTTTACCGTTGTGAGTAATATCTCCGATGAAGAAAGTATCCCCGCAAGGTATTCCGTTTGTTCGCTGTTCAAACCAGATTGTTCCAATTGCTCGGTAAATCCTATCACTGAAGAGAGCGGCGTTCTGAATTCATGGCTCATATAGGCCAGAAACCTCCTTTTCTCTTCGGCTTCTTCGATTGCTTTCTGCTTTGAGGCCACAAGCTTCACCTGGTATCGGTGGTTTTCGCGAAGCATCCATGCCAGCGCCAGGGCGAGCAAAAACGCCACGAATACCGATACAATCATTGAGGTATGAAGGATTCCCGCCGAACGGGTAATTGTTCTGGCGGACTGATCACGGAAGACATTCTCATTTACCACTGCCGTTTCCTTCAGGGCAAACAGTATCTCCCGGATCTCAGCCATCAGGGCATTGTTCAGCTTTACCAGCTTCAGTTCGCTTTGCCTTAACTCATTCCGCCGCTGTAATTGTCTCCGCAATTGAGTCTGATAATATGAATTTGACCTGCTGATGATGTCATCGGCAAAACGGTGAAGTGAAAAAGTGGTATCTGGTTCTTCTGCCTCATTTGTCTGCGTTGAAGGATTCTCTCCCTGCTTAACCACAACCTTTGTGTTAATGGTCTGTTGCTCTTCCTCCCCAACAAGAAATGTCTTGATTTTCCCAAGCAGTCCCTTTTTCCTCCATCCTGTTGTCTGACTGAAATCGATGGTATCAATGTCCAACCCTCCGGCCCGGGCGGTAAATTTTTTGACAGTCAGGGGTTCGTCAGGACTCTCAAAGGGAACAGACTCTATGGCTGCCGTAATGATCATCAACGAATCAGCGAGTCGCTTCAGCCTTATGTAGGATCCGGCTTCCCGGTCGCGCTCATCTATGATCTTTCTGGCTTCAGTCTTACCTGCCTCAGGATTAAAGGGCGCAATCATTGACTGGAGGGTG
It includes:
- a CDS encoding sensor histidine kinase, whose product is MKNYRSYPGYLAMPVFLFLMVPLLAFWFNPEIISGQVWVLLVWVTAMAGISILLQNFFFKAGRKSGKLWLIIPAAMLLLALAWFFTLRVSSEIVGPAKAWDAKWVSLMIVLLYSGGGYFLNYLIREGQLSVTKLDNQLSMKELELDFMKNQLNPHFLFNSLNNIAATIMVNKEMALDYTFKLSELLRYQVGISGRETVPVDEEIAFIRNFLDIEKLRLGGRCEINFTADSGDPMVLIPPLLLHPLIEHALRKSLGLNGKSVINIRLTSSREVVKLEITNSLPDNPAYKNLAGTGVEMLKKRLNLLFPEKYTLHTEKKTNEYELVLEVRLGKNHSA
- a CDS encoding LytR/AlgR family response regulator transcription factor codes for the protein MENINEKLSCLVVDDEQPAQWVLTSYISETSNLELKACAFDAMEALEVMKNHSIDLLFLDINLPGLNGLEMLDTLEFQPMVIFTTAYAAYAADSFEYNVVDYLVKPVTRQHFDRAVMRAFEKARLREVTANTDTRYPTTSLELNLGGSTETVETENIVYLQSYGNYVKVFLENRMILATSTTHQLLSQLPQKSFLRIHKSFIVNRKYIKAYSNNSVVAGKEKLPIGISYRQSVVTALNQ
- a CDS encoding response regulator; this translates as MSLFRREKLMPFLAVSLLVMMVAVAVIALLIREKQKDEISTALAILKDSRQPVTQVENTLAALFMAENEFKEYTLGYDKVHFDNYRNQVALLISHLDTLQSMIAPFNPEAGKTEARKIIDERDREAGSYIRLKRLADSLMIITAAIESVPFESPDEPLTVKKFTARAGGLDIDTIDFSQTTGWRKKGLLGKIKTFLVGEEEQQTINTKVVVKQGENPSTQTNEAEEPDTTFSLHRFADDIISRSNSYYQTQLRRQLQRRNELRQSELKLVKLNNALMAEIREILFALKETAVVNENVFRDQSARTITRSAGILHTSMIVSVFVAFLLALALAWMLRENHRYQVKLVASKQKAIEEAEEKRRFLAYMSHEFRTPLSSVIGFTEQLEQSGLNSEQTEYLAGILSSSEILLTTVNDILDLSKLEAGKMTFLNNPFRPEETIRQSVRSFESMIREKKLRIKVSSIKHGKVLMGDEIRLRQVLNNLISNAVKYTIKGTITLDASLLPGNEKTILEISVRDTGIGMTSGQLATVFDEYARFNTENSSRWVIGTGLGLPVTKKLVEEMGGRIEVKSEMGQGSVFIVRIPYEPGEAGSLPARVFDFGTVIQMPETRILIADDDYFNVLLLKTIFKRTGAKTDFTDNGEDALDKIVSDRYDIVLSDMYMPRMDGLELARRIRTLPDPEKSATPLVMITGNVSPEATEQMKDAGVSDYLYKPFQQKELFELIGKYIS